From a single Aquarana catesbeiana isolate 2022-GZ linkage group LG09, ASM4218655v1, whole genome shotgun sequence genomic region:
- the RHOU gene encoding rho-related GTP-binding protein RhoU, with product MPPQDLSMEYTSHFAPPVPPHKPKPLPTAGCQERNLKCVLLGDGAVGKTSLLVSYTTNGYPTRYIPTAFDDFSALVQVDNTPVKLQLCDTAGQDEFDKLRHFCYPKTDVVILCFSVVSPSSFQNISEKWISEIQCHCPNVPVVLVGTQCDLREDVKVMIQLARYREKPVPLSSAKALAEKIGAVGYVECSALTQKNLKEVFDMAIFSGLRFSDLQSQRERKVAATASKMKTLSKAWWKKYVCV from the exons ATGCCCCCTCAAGACCTGTCCATGGAGTACACGTCACACTTTGCACCCCCTGTGCCACCACACAAGCCTAAGCCTCTACCTACAGCTGGGTGTCAAGAGAGGAACCTGAAATGCGTGCTTCTGGGAGATGGTGCGGTGGGCAAGACCAGCCTTCTGGTCAGCTACACCACCAATGGCTACCCGACTCGATACATTCCTACGGCATTCGATGACTTCTCAG cTCTTGTGCAAGTTGACAACACCCCAGTGAAGCTGCAGCTGTGTGATACCGCAGGCCAG GATGAATTTGACAAGCTGCGCCACTTTTGTTACCCAAAAACCGACGTCGTCATCCTGTGCTTTAGCGTGGTCAGCCCATCGTCCTTTCAGAATATATCAGAAAAGTGGATTTCTGAGATCCAATGCCACTGCCCCAATGTGCCAGTCGTTTTAGTGGGTACTCAGTGTGACCTTCGGGAGGACGTCAAAGTCATGATCCAGCTGGCACGGTACCGCGAGAAACCTGTACCCCTATCCTCTGCCAAAGCCCTTGCTGAGAAAATCGGGGCTGTGGGTTATGTCGAATGCTCTGCTCTTACTCAAAAGAATCTGAAAGAGGTGTTTGACATGGCCATCTTTTCTGGCCTCCGTTTTTCTGACCTTCAAAGCCAGCGGGAGAGAAAAGTGGCTGCTACTGCCAGCAAAATGAAAACGCTATCTAAAGCTTGGTGGAAAAAGTACGTGTGTGTATAG